A stretch of DNA from Nitrosopumilus zosterae:
AGATGGTAATCCAATTAAGGAATACATATTTGAATATATTAACAATTCACAAATCATTCCCAAATTAATTTCTGAGAAAAAATTTGATCAAATAATTGAGGATGTGACAGAAAATTGTTATGATAAAATCGTTTCAATGGGAGAAAAAGAAGAGGCAGTTGGAATTTTAGCAACAGGATTACTGCATTATTTACTTACAAATGCTCTAATCACCAGTCAAAGAAAAATAAATTATAAAGGAATAGAGATAGACATTGTAATTCCAGACATTAAAACTTTAGAAAAAGACCAAAAAAAGACTTTACTAATTTGCATACTAAAATCTTCAGATGTTAACACAATTAATGAAAAAATATCTCTATTAGAAAAGATTCAACATGAAAAAGAAAACATTTGGCTAGTTTTATCAAAAAACATACCCATTAAAAAAAGATCATTCATATTATCTAAAAAAAATAATTCATTTTCAAAAATTATCTTTGAGATTGCACAGTTTAGTAATGTAGGTGGAATAAACAAATTTAAAATTTTACGAATTTGAATAATTATTTTAGAAAAATTCTCATATCTAGATTTTTTGTAAATATTCTATTCAATGAAGAATCACTCATATTTTTAATGAATGGAATTGAACCTAACACTTTAACACCGGTTAGGTTTTCTATATCTTGTTTTAATTCAGATATAGAATAACCCTTTTCAAAATTATTAATTATAATTCCTTTAATGGGGATTTTATAATTTTTGCACATAATACAAGTCATTAATGTATGATTTACGGTTCCAATTCTACTACTAGCAACAATAACTGTGGGAATATTCATGTCTTTAATCAAACTGGAAACATAGTAATTTTTCTTAATTGGAGTCAGGATCCCGCCCATTCCTTCAA
This window harbors:
- the bioD gene encoding dethiobiotin synthase → MKSFFITGTDTDVGKTYVTAGLAVTLRKMGIDVGVMKPFAAGVVQKNGFKSEDVEILSNAAGISDPENLVNPQFFPIPASPYTASRMLKIKPKIATVLNSFKKLSQLHELILVEGMGGILTPIKKNYYVSSLIKDMNIPTVIVASSRIGTVNHTLMTCIMCKNYKIPIKGIIINNFEKGYSISELKQDIENLTGVKVLGSIPFIKNMSDSSLNRIFTKNLDMRIFLK